The following are encoded together in the Magnetospirillum gryphiswaldense MSR-1 v2 genome:
- the msrA gene encoding peptide-methionine (S)-S-oxide reductase MsrA, protein MFASAKTIMPDPSQALPGRDRVMPVPDRHLVLGRPLLPPFPASCQSMLVGMGCFWGAERRLWSLPGVWVTAVGYAGGFTPNPTYEEVCSGRTGHNEVVQVVFDPVELPLAALLRVFWESHDPTQGMRQGNDVGTQYRSGLYVTNAEMRQTALDSRQAYGEKLAAAGLGAITTEIIDAPAFYYAEAYHQQYLARNPNGYCGLAGTGISCG, encoded by the coding sequence ATGTTCGCCAGCGCCAAAACCATTATGCCCGACCCAAGCCAAGCCCTGCCTGGGCGTGACCGGGTGATGCCGGTGCCCGACCGTCATCTGGTCCTGGGCCGGCCCTTGCTGCCGCCTTTCCCCGCTTCCTGCCAAAGCATGCTGGTGGGCATGGGGTGCTTTTGGGGGGCGGAACGGCGCCTGTGGTCCTTGCCCGGCGTGTGGGTGACGGCGGTGGGCTATGCCGGCGGTTTCACCCCCAACCCCACCTATGAAGAAGTGTGCAGCGGCAGGACCGGGCATAACGAGGTGGTGCAGGTGGTCTTCGACCCGGTAGAACTGCCCTTGGCCGCGTTGCTACGGGTGTTCTGGGAAAGCCATGACCCCACCCAGGGCATGCGCCAAGGCAACGATGTCGGCACTCAGTACCGGTCCGGCCTTTATGTGACCAATGCCGAGATGCGCCAGACCGCCCTGGACAGCCGTCAGGCCTATGGGGAAAAGCTGGCCGCCGCCGGCTTGGGCGCCATCACCACCGAAATCATCGATGCCCCGGCGTTTTACTACGCCGAGGCCTATCACCAGCAATATCTGGCCCGCAATCCCAACGGTTATTGCGGTCTGGCCGGGACCGGCATTTCCTGCGGCTGA
- a CDS encoding cache domain-containing protein, which translates to MKMLKTALLAGAVLLAQGGVALADECSKAQTLVDKAITHYAAVGKDKSFTDFMDKGNKDWVDGELYVIVSTMEGIFKVHAINPKLIDNPALPALKDTNGVMIIQEMIRVGKETPSGGWAKYTWTHPETKKLAPKHTWVKVKDNQLFMVGCYP; encoded by the coding sequence ATGAAGATGTTGAAGACCGCCTTACTGGCCGGAGCCGTGCTGTTGGCCCAAGGTGGCGTCGCTTTGGCCGATGAATGCAGCAAGGCCCAGACCCTGGTGGACAAGGCCATCACCCATTACGCTGCCGTCGGCAAGGACAAGTCGTTCACCGATTTCATGGACAAGGGCAATAAGGATTGGGTGGACGGCGAATTGTACGTCATCGTCTCCACCATGGAAGGAATCTTCAAGGTTCACGCCATCAATCCCAAGCTGATCGACAACCCGGCCCTGCCGGCGCTCAAGGACACCAACGGCGTGATGATCATCCAAGAGATGATCCGCGTCGGCAAGGAAACCCCGTCGGGTGGCTGGGCCAAATACACCTGGACCCATCCGGAAACCAAGAAGCTGGCGCCGAAGCACACCTGGGTCAAAGTCAAGGATAACCAATTGTTCATGGTTGGCTGTTATCCTTGA
- a CDS encoding methyl-accepting chemotaxis protein, protein MSFLDDVKIGTKIAVIPIVATIGMIAMAVIGMRGLANQEQALDDIARVAFAKSVESAHFASLVQAAHSDLYRLLTWNAAGVDAAQMEKVETSFKTSLAEAGKMLGRYRTAYALSAEEAALVAKTDKALGLYKENTGQVLSMQALDFTAAVSFMWTAQDSFQALMVDSQSMIALESRLVDESKAQASEAAGRTRALFIGISVAALATLVAIAFVLGRVIARAVGGMTGAMERLAQGQLDVVVPSIGRHDEIGAMAAAVQVFKDNAVRVKALTDEQEAVQRQAEQDKRAAMAELAADIEMTVRTAVDAASAAAGAIRGEAELLAANAETASAQTEQVVQSSEAASGNVETVAQAAERLVRSISEIDRQVSESSRVAEEAVAEAARTDETVKSLTQASKKIGEVVGLINDIASQTNLLALNATIEAARAGDAGKGFAVVAGEVKALANQTTRATDEIAGEINSMKAATDEAVRAIDGIVATIGRVSQALAAIAGAVAEQGRATEEISVSVSQAADGTRVVSAGIGEVRRVAQEVGNAAGNVHGTTETLVDEFERLQSEVDALVSRLKSA, encoded by the coding sequence ATGAGTTTTCTGGACGACGTCAAGATCGGCACCAAGATCGCGGTGATCCCCATTGTCGCCACCATCGGCATGATCGCCATGGCGGTGATCGGCATGCGCGGTTTGGCCAATCAGGAACAGGCGCTCGACGATATCGCCCGCGTCGCCTTCGCCAAATCGGTGGAAAGCGCCCATTTCGCCTCGTTGGTGCAGGCGGCCCATTCCGACCTCTATCGCCTGCTGACCTGGAATGCTGCCGGCGTCGATGCCGCCCAGATGGAAAAGGTGGAAACCAGCTTCAAGACCTCCTTGGCCGAAGCCGGGAAAATGCTGGGCCGCTATCGCACCGCTTACGCCTTGTCGGCGGAAGAAGCGGCGCTGGTGGCCAAGACCGACAAGGCCTTGGGCCTGTACAAGGAAAACACCGGGCAGGTGCTGTCCATGCAGGCTTTGGATTTCACCGCCGCGGTGTCGTTCATGTGGACGGCACAGGACAGTTTCCAGGCGTTGATGGTGGATTCCCAGTCGATGATCGCGCTGGAAAGCCGTCTGGTGGACGAATCCAAGGCCCAGGCCAGTGAGGCGGCGGGGCGTACCCGCGCTTTGTTCATCGGCATTTCCGTGGCGGCGCTGGCGACGCTGGTGGCCATCGCCTTCGTCCTGGGCCGGGTCATCGCCCGCGCCGTCGGCGGCATGACCGGGGCGATGGAGCGGTTGGCCCAGGGCCAATTGGACGTGGTGGTGCCATCCATCGGTCGGCATGATGAAATCGGCGCCATGGCCGCTGCCGTCCAGGTGTTCAAGGACAATGCCGTGCGGGTCAAGGCGCTCACCGACGAACAGGAAGCGGTGCAGCGTCAGGCCGAGCAGGACAAGCGCGCCGCCATGGCCGAACTGGCCGCCGATATTGAAATGACCGTGCGCACCGCCGTCGATGCCGCCTCGGCTGCCGCCGGGGCCATCCGCGGCGAGGCGGAATTGCTGGCCGCCAATGCCGAAACCGCCTCGGCCCAGACCGAACAGGTGGTGCAGTCGTCGGAAGCGGCCAGCGGCAACGTGGAAACCGTGGCCCAGGCGGCGGAACGGCTGGTGCGCTCCATTTCCGAGATCGACCGTCAGGTCAGCGAATCGTCCCGCGTCGCCGAGGAAGCGGTGGCCGAAGCGGCGCGCACCGACGAAACAGTGAAAAGCCTGACCCAGGCGTCGAAGAAGATCGGCGAGGTGGTCGGTCTGATCAATGACATCGCCAGCCAGACCAACCTGTTGGCGCTCAACGCCACCATCGAGGCGGCCCGCGCCGGCGACGCCGGCAAAGGTTTCGCCGTGGTGGCGGGCGAGGTCAAGGCCTTGGCCAATCAGACCACGCGGGCCACCGACGAGATCGCCGGCGAGATCAATTCCATGAAAGCCGCCACCGATGAAGCGGTGCGGGCCATCGACGGTATCGTCGCCACCATCGGTCGGGTCAGTCAGGCCTTGGCCGCCATCGCCGGCGCCGTCGCCGAGCAGGGCCGCGCCACCGAGGAAATCAGCGTCTCGGTCAGTCAGGCCGCCGACGGCACCAGGGTGGTCAGCGCCGGCATCGGCGAGGTACGGCGGGTGGCGCAGGAAGTGGGCAATGCCGCCGGCAATGTTCACGGCACCACCGAAACTCTGGTGGATGAATTCGAGCGTCTGCAATCCGAGGTCGATGCCTTGGTCAGCCGCCTGAAGTCAGCATAA
- a CDS encoding chemotaxis protein CheW has product MMMDAAAKGDGLAVVTFRLGGHSFGFGAEWVAEVVPNAWLARPPALPAMAAGLLDLGGTAITVLRGDLLLGLPEQSFGLDASILVMKGQKGRVGLLTGRVDGVRDLQSFTYQPVDGENNFQGCLRAQLVSDGFVVHLLDWPRMLGAEEQARLAEFEDRATQRLALWDDTPS; this is encoded by the coding sequence ATGATGATGGATGCCGCCGCCAAGGGTGACGGACTGGCCGTGGTGACCTTTCGCCTGGGCGGCCATTCGTTCGGCTTTGGCGCTGAATGGGTGGCGGAAGTGGTCCCCAATGCGTGGTTGGCCCGTCCCCCCGCCCTTCCGGCCATGGCCGCCGGCCTGCTGGATCTGGGCGGCACCGCCATTACCGTGCTGCGCGGTGATCTGCTGTTGGGCCTGCCGGAGCAAAGTTTCGGCCTGGATGCGTCGATCCTGGTGATGAAGGGACAAAAAGGCCGTGTCGGTCTGCTGACCGGTCGGGTCGACGGCGTGCGCGACCTGCAATCCTTCACCTATCAGCCGGTGGATGGCGAGAACAACTTCCAGGGCTGTTTGCGGGCGCAATTGGTCAGCGACGGCTTTGTCGTCCATCTGCTGGATTGGCCGCGCATGTTGGGCGCCGAGGAACAGGCGCGGCTGGCCGAGTTCGAGGATCGCGCCACTCAGCGTCTGGCCCTGTGGGACGACACCCCGTCATGA
- a CDS encoding patatin-like phospholipase family protein, which translates to MKRAICLAGGGPAVGLSLGTLKRLHEEEDIRFDVWSLACIGAWLGIVWNQAEPGHEAETSEAFFRQIFRPDDVYDRFPIAAAFAPDYQASATNMVEFILDPASYRNLVVPAAIQEAWMDILRFAGDPSQWTQANFNSLLLNQVLAVNPLSRFVTSLMYKSKTRGLSRIYYPDSAFLQQIDFSRLSEPGRPVLYHNAYNLTDDRLELFSNKDGKYQHISAQTLCACSALPYIEEPVIMDGKTYCEGATVDTVNFEDLMRNHPDLDEVWVSRILDIKQVRKPENLYDALNNLVMLFAATTSEDDVKLFKHHVAKDYPDLRVIEIPVEFNITYDWSHSNLDHSMDEGYDAAAQVLAAYRQGRQLTPAESHAVSVLPMRPRRAKTAAGKT; encoded by the coding sequence ATGAAACGAGCAATCTGCCTTGCCGGCGGCGGGCCCGCCGTGGGATTGAGCCTGGGGACGCTCAAACGCCTGCATGAGGAAGAGGACATTCGTTTCGACGTCTGGTCACTGGCCTGTATCGGCGCCTGGCTGGGGATCGTCTGGAACCAGGCCGAGCCGGGACATGAGGCCGAGACGTCGGAAGCCTTTTTCCGCCAGATTTTCCGCCCCGACGATGTCTATGACCGTTTTCCCATTGCCGCCGCCTTCGCCCCCGATTATCAGGCCAGCGCCACCAACATGGTGGAGTTCATCCTGGATCCGGCCAGCTACCGCAATCTGGTGGTGCCGGCGGCGATCCAGGAAGCGTGGATGGACATCCTGCGTTTTGCCGGCGATCCCAGCCAATGGACCCAGGCCAATTTCAACAGCCTGCTTCTCAATCAGGTTCTGGCGGTCAACCCGCTCTCCCGCTTCGTCACCAGTCTGATGTACAAAAGCAAGACCCGTGGGCTGTCGCGCATCTATTACCCCGACAGCGCCTTCTTGCAGCAGATCGACTTCTCACGTCTGTCCGAGCCGGGGCGTCCGGTGCTGTACCACAACGCCTACAACCTGACCGATGACCGGTTGGAGCTGTTCAGCAACAAGGACGGCAAGTATCAGCATATCTCGGCCCAGACACTGTGCGCCTGCTCGGCCCTGCCGTACATCGAGGAACCGGTGATCATGGACGGCAAGACCTATTGCGAGGGGGCCACCGTCGACACCGTCAATTTCGAGGATCTGATGCGCAATCATCCCGATCTGGACGAGGTCTGGGTCAGCCGTATCCTCGACATCAAGCAGGTGCGCAAGCCGGAAAACCTGTACGACGCCCTCAACAATCTGGTCATGCTGTTCGCCGCCACCACCAGCGAGGACGACGTCAAGCTGTTCAAGCACCATGTGGCCAAGGACTATCCCGATCTGCGGGTGATCGAGATACCGGTGGAATTCAACATCACCTACGACTGGAGCCATTCCAACCTCGACCATTCCATGGACGAAGGCTATGACGCCGCCGCCCAGGTGTTGGCCGCCTATCGTCAGGGGCGCCAACTGACGCCAGCCGAATCCCATGCGGTTTCGGTGCTGCCGATGCGCCCGCGTCGGGCCAAGACGGCTGCCGGCAAGACTTGA
- a CDS encoding Hpt domain-containing protein: MGDDILDRAYLTEMRQWVGDGVFATLMAQAHDNLPPVMAEMLNAWQHGDGAAFLDLAHRMKGAASSVGCRALSLAAHSFMRDPRPAETVSGAEIEALGELTRASLKALRELADQPQEMPVPARPQ, translated from the coding sequence ATGGGCGATGACATCCTTGATCGCGCCTATCTGACGGAAATGCGGCAGTGGGTCGGCGACGGCGTATTCGCCACCCTGATGGCCCAAGCCCATGACAACCTGCCCCCGGTCATGGCGGAAATGCTCAATGCCTGGCAACATGGCGATGGCGCCGCTTTTCTTGACCTAGCACATCGGATGAAGGGCGCGGCGTCCAGCGTCGGTTGCCGGGCCCTGTCGCTGGCGGCGCACAGCTTCATGCGCGACCCCCGCCCGGCGGAAACCGTTTCCGGCGCCGAGATCGAGGCCCTGGGTGAATTGACGCGGGCCTCGCTGAAGGCGCTTCGGGAACTGGCCGATCAGCCGCAGGAAATGCCGGTCCCGGCCAGACCGCAATAA
- a CDS encoding cytochrome c oxidase subunit 3 family protein, with translation MNETTPDPSSGTADGGGWGALSDLPGNPIMWVLIISELLVFGAFFVAFGIARVLDVETFRAGQAMLDVRMGGLNTLVLVTSGWLAAKAVQRQSAGAGFAARSYLAGAGALGLVFLLIKGVEYAAKAAQGIDIETNTFFTLFYLMTGFHAMHVIMGVIVLAIVGWKNSSDNLETGAAFWHMVDLIWLILFPIVYLLR, from the coding sequence ATGAACGAAACCACCCCCGATCCCTCTTCCGGTACCGCCGATGGCGGTGGCTGGGGGGCGTTGTCCGACCTGCCCGGCAATCCCATCATGTGGGTGCTGATCATCAGTGAATTGCTGGTGTTCGGCGCCTTTTTCGTCGCCTTCGGCATCGCCCGGGTGCTGGACGTGGAAACCTTCCGTGCCGGTCAGGCCATGCTGGATGTCCGCATGGGCGGCCTTAACACCTTGGTGTTGGTGACCAGTGGTTGGCTGGCGGCCAAGGCGGTGCAGCGTCAGAGCGCCGGCGCCGGCTTTGCCGCCCGTTCCTATCTGGCCGGGGCCGGGGCCCTGGGGCTGGTCTTTCTGCTCATCAAGGGGGTGGAATATGCCGCCAAGGCGGCGCAGGGCATCGACATCGAAACCAATACCTTCTTCACCCTGTTCTATCTGATGACCGGCTTTCATGCCATGCACGTCATCATGGGGGTGATCGTGCTGGCCATCGTCGGCTGGAAGAATTCTTCCGACAATCTGGAAACCGGGGCCGCCTTTTGGCACATGGTCGACCTGATCTGGCTGATCCTGTTTCCCATCGTCTATCTGCTGCGGTGA
- a CDS encoding chemotaxis protein CheW: MTQPGTTFSMDDPAFVERVLKARARRLAAARREAAPVSQGLSVLCFQVAGEAYALPLDSLAEVLPLPPVTPVPGLPQSLLGVTNVRGEIRPVFNLHDMLTLPEPEAGQRCFAVFLRAPGRPVGLRVNEMRRIIRLDSEQLTFPHESGNGLPQRFIRGISPDTLILLDPQQILAQDVLQDRRADYRRSL; this comes from the coding sequence ATGACCCAGCCCGGCACCACCTTTTCCATGGACGATCCGGCCTTTGTCGAGCGTGTGCTGAAGGCCCGCGCCCGTCGTCTGGCCGCCGCCCGGCGCGAGGCGGCGCCGGTCAGCCAGGGATTGTCTGTCTTGTGTTTTCAGGTGGCCGGCGAGGCTTACGCCCTGCCGCTGGACTCTCTGGCCGAGGTTCTGCCGCTGCCGCCGGTGACCCCGGTGCCCGGCTTGCCGCAATCCTTGCTGGGGGTGACCAATGTGCGCGGCGAAATCCGCCCGGTGTTCAATCTGCACGACATGCTGACCCTGCCCGAGCCCGAGGCGGGCCAGCGTTGCTTCGCCGTTTTCCTGCGTGCACCAGGGCGCCCGGTGGGCCTGCGGGTCAACGAAATGCGCCGGATCATCCGGCTCGATTCCGAGCAACTGACCTTTCCCCATGAAAGCGGCAATGGGCTGCCGCAACGTTTCATCCGTGGGATCAGCCCCGATACCCTGATCTTGCTTGATCCCCAACAAATCCTTGCGCAAGACGTTCTGCAGGACCGCAGAGCCGATTACCGCCGTAGCCTGTGA
- a CDS encoding CheR family methyltransferase — translation MTTVADLLADPYFPRLKALVIDVTGMAFYADKDADLALIVADRMDHCVIDNCATYLERLQGDGEEMDSLVAELTIGETYFFRHKEQFDALREIILPDILARNASSRRLRIWSAGCATGPEPYTLAILLKREFGAQMLGWHVSILGTDINQKFLARARDGRYDQWAFRATPENIRQECFVAVGKQWQIKPEYKAMVSFQYHNLTRNRFPSITDNIAAFDIIICRNVVIYFSRETVEALVPCFRESLTNGGWLVMGHAEPNMELFRSFRTVNCPGAVLYQRVDGEAPETPPPALRPPPPLRPPGPAARPPKPSKPVLRPPAAAAKATPAATTSQPLSEVRALADQGKWDDALRACDTALTGDALNWRPHYLRALILDQMGDKEACETALRRAIYLDRRAVLPHYHLGLFLQRAEEIEAARRSFRNVLTLLEHQADETLVDEGEDLNAGQLRETVGMHMKLIGM, via the coding sequence ATGACCACCGTCGCCGACTTGCTGGCCGATCCGTATTTCCCCCGTTTGAAGGCGTTGGTGATCGATGTCACCGGCATGGCGTTTTATGCCGACAAGGATGCCGATCTGGCCCTGATCGTCGCCGATCGCATGGATCATTGCGTCATCGACAACTGCGCCACCTATCTGGAGCGGCTGCAAGGCGACGGCGAGGAAATGGATTCCCTGGTGGCTGAGCTGACCATCGGCGAAACCTATTTTTTCCGCCACAAGGAACAGTTCGACGCCCTGCGCGAAATCATCCTGCCCGATATCCTGGCCCGCAACGCCTCCAGCCGCCGTTTACGCATTTGGAGCGCCGGCTGTGCCACCGGGCCCGAGCCCTATACCCTGGCTATTTTGCTCAAGCGCGAATTCGGCGCGCAGATGCTGGGCTGGCACGTCTCGATCCTGGGCACCGACATCAACCAGAAATTCCTGGCCCGCGCCCGCGACGGTCGCTACGACCAATGGGCGTTTCGGGCGACGCCGGAAAATATCCGGCAAGAGTGCTTCGTTGCGGTGGGCAAGCAATGGCAGATCAAGCCCGAATACAAGGCCATGGTCAGTTTCCAGTACCATAACCTGACCCGCAACCGCTTTCCCTCCATCACCGACAACATCGCCGCCTTCGACATCATCATCTGCCGCAACGTTGTCATCTATTTCAGCCGCGAAACGGTCGAGGCGCTGGTGCCGTGCTTCCGTGAAAGCCTGACCAATGGCGGTTGGCTGGTCATGGGGCACGCCGAGCCCAACATGGAGCTGTTCCGCTCGTTCCGCACCGTCAATTGCCCCGGCGCCGTGCTGTATCAGCGTGTCGATGGCGAGGCGCCGGAAACACCGCCGCCCGCTTTGCGCCCGCCGCCGCCCTTGCGTCCGCCCGGTCCGGCGGCACGGCCCCCCAAGCCCTCCAAGCCGGTACTGCGTCCGCCGGCCGCGGCGGCCAAGGCCACCCCGGCGGCGACCACGTCGCAGCCCTTGTCCGAGGTGCGCGCCCTGGCCGATCAGGGGAAATGGGACGACGCCTTGCGCGCCTGCGATACGGCCTTGACCGGTGATGCCCTGAACTGGCGGCCCCATTATTTGCGGGCGCTGATCCTGGACCAGATGGGCGACAAGGAAGCCTGCGAAACCGCCTTGCGTCGGGCCATCTATCTGGATCGCCGCGCGGTGCTGCCCCATTACCATCTCGGCCTGTTCCTGCAACGGGCGGAAGAGATCGAGGCGGCGCGGCGGTCGTTCCGCAACGTCCTGACCTTGCTGGAACATCAGGCCGACGAAACGCTGGTGGACGAGGGCGAAGACCTGAACGCCGGCCAATTGCGTGAAACCGTCGGCATGCACATGAAATTGATCGGAATGTGA
- a CDS encoding ParA family protein encodes MKPYIVAIFNQKGGISKTTTSTNLAVCLAAHGKSVVLIDLDSQGDSTKSLGVDPNSKKGIYDLFIGTAQLDEVIQDTMFSGVRVVPSTYSLAGIEIKLSEMKDSQRTLSAIVNQAQMDCDYVVIDCPPALGILPINALATAHAVIIPVTATPYANDGLLRTLPSIKYVQEGLNKSLLLQGVLFTIHDRHKSARKISQLIRSRLGGTVYASEIPRDNMVIEAAAARLPVCVYAPRSSAGQAHLNFTGEFLDRHQKIAAKAGTEVAAPLSRDAALERLGRWQVELASKVSRPADSRLKQGEDRLDRMLYGDRTQFERWHLSLIHFFIDHRLYLMAFLLVVMVGGVFAISMGFEGLRLLSSAIGL; translated from the coding sequence ATGAAACCCTATATCGTTGCCATCTTCAATCAGAAGGGGGGGATATCCAAGACCACCACCAGTACCAATCTGGCGGTATGCTTGGCGGCTCATGGCAAATCGGTGGTCCTCATCGACCTTGATTCGCAAGGCGATTCCACCAAAAGCCTGGGTGTCGATCCCAATTCCAAAAAGGGCATCTACGACCTGTTCATCGGCACCGCCCAGTTGGACGAGGTCATCCAGGACACCATGTTCAGTGGTGTGCGGGTGGTTCCGTCGACCTATTCCCTGGCCGGTATCGAAATCAAGCTGTCCGAGATGAAGGATTCGCAGCGGACTTTGTCGGCCATCGTCAATCAGGCGCAGATGGATTGCGATTATGTGGTCATCGACTGCCCGCCGGCCTTGGGTATCTTGCCCATCAACGCCTTGGCCACGGCGCATGCGGTGATTATTCCGGTGACCGCCACGCCTTATGCCAATGACGGTTTGCTGCGCACCTTGCCCTCGATCAAATACGTCCAGGAAGGGCTGAACAAGTCGTTGCTGCTGCAAGGCGTGCTGTTCACCATTCACGACCGCCATAAAAGTGCGCGCAAGATCAGCCAACTGATCCGGTCGCGCCTGGGTGGCACTGTCTATGCCTCGGAAATTCCGCGCGACAACATGGTGATCGAAGCCGCTGCCGCCCGTTTGCCGGTTTGCGTCTATGCGCCGCGATCCTCCGCCGGTCAGGCCCACCTGAATTTCACCGGCGAATTTCTTGATCGTCATCAGAAGATCGCCGCCAAGGCCGGGACCGAGGTGGCGGCGCCGCTGTCGCGCGATGCGGCCTTGGAGCGGCTGGGCCGCTGGCAGGTGGAATTGGCCTCGAAGGTCAGCCGTCCCGCCGATTCCCGTCTCAAGCAAGGCGAGGACCGGTTGGACCGCATGCTTTATGGCGATCGCACCCAGTTCGAGCGCTGGCACCTGTCGCTGATCCACTTCTTCATCGACCACCGCCTGTACCTGATGGCGTTCTTGCTGGTGGTGATGGTCGGTGGCGTGTTCGCCATCAGCATGGGCTTTGAAGGTTTGCGTCTGCTGTCTTCGGCCATCGGGTTGTGA
- a CDS encoding cytochrome C oxidase subunit IV family protein: MKAEESQSQWSRRLALTWAVLVGLTLVSLVAVLGFGHSEAGLVAVAVALTASFLKARMVLDHFLDLRRAGSGWRGFFNGALLLILLILFATYLAADY; this comes from the coding sequence ATGAAAGCCGAAGAAAGCCAAAGCCAATGGAGCCGGCGTCTGGCCCTGACCTGGGCGGTACTGGTGGGGCTGACCCTGGTGTCGCTGGTGGCGGTGCTGGGTTTCGGCCACAGCGAGGCCGGACTGGTGGCGGTGGCGGTGGCGTTGACCGCCTCTTTCCTCAAGGCTCGCATGGTGCTGGACCACTTTCTTGACCTGCGCCGCGCCGGCTCGGGCTGGCGCGGCTTCTTCAATGGCGCCTTGCTGTTGATCCTGTTGATTTTGTTCGCGACCTATCTGGCGGCCGATTATTAA